The Nitrososphaerales archaeon nucleotide sequence CATGCAGCCATACTCTCTGGCCTATATGCAACGAGGACCAGCAGCTACGGAGCGGAAGTGAGAGGTACCTACGCTTATGGCCACGTCGTCATCTCCGATGAGCCGGTCAAGTACCCGTTCGCCATCGCCCTTGATGCTCTGGTCGCTCTTCATTCGAAGGCTCTAGATATGGAGCTCAAGTTACTAAAGAACGATGGCCTGTTAATGATAGATGATGAATTCATCGATAGAGAGATTGGAGGCAGTTATAAGGTAGTGAAAATTCCGGCTGCAAAGCTCGCTGTCGAAAGGTTTGGGAGGAGGGTCTTCGCGAATATGATCATGCTCGGATCACTACTTCGATTTATCAAATTTATACCGATAGAATCTGCCGAATTAGCTATTAGAGATAATATAAAAGTGGAAACGGATAAGAATGTAGAGGCTTTGAGGTTGGGCTTTGGATTGCAGGTCGATTAGATTGAAGGTCTTCGTAGATGAAAAATTATGCAAGGGCTGTAGAATCTGCATCAATG carries:
- a CDS encoding 2-oxoacid:acceptor oxidoreductase family protein, producing HAAILSGLYATRTSSYGAEVRGTYAYGHVVISDEPVKYPFAIALDALVALHSKALDMELKLLKNDGLLMIDDEFIDREIGGSYKVVKIPAAKLAVERFGRRVFANMIMLGSLLRFIKFIPIESAELAIRDNIKVETDKNVEALRLGFGLQVD